The Paenibacillus uliginis N3/975 genome has a window encoding:
- a CDS encoding ATP-binding protein codes for MNIFPSIDFVYLFLLQFMFGLVDMVLVARLYERIYGRPAISRNKIYALALGLGAITAIVWRLILAHHRPTSTPPATLISSLLLLPLFRETNRRKKVLFSLVLFAVACLWLSAYDLVVTPMPNKNNWLIEVMYHMGFWLILEATGYIGRKRRQVVPPSMWALLTAISVISILVYFGMFDHIMSREGPYAYTIEIVVMLALLFINIALFVLFDRFAAFTESDRERHLLEQQLQLQNKHYQQLERLHSQIRTLHHDVRNHLNAAATLATQGDQGALEHYLWEASCQIGHYEQAVMTGNPTLDTILNIKIAELKQSNITMETDVHVPADLKLTFDQASTIFGNLLDNVREACEKLPKERRWVRIVLAYVNQSLIISIVNATAEEVGAWEGKFPVSSKTDRTSHGLGLKSVLQKVEPNGSLCIKSQPESFTIEIVLYGL; via the coding sequence ATATCTGTTTTTGCTGCAATTCATGTTTGGACTTGTGGATATGGTATTAGTCGCCCGTTTGTACGAACGTATTTATGGCCGACCTGCCATCAGCAGAAACAAAATATATGCTCTGGCTCTTGGATTAGGAGCAATAACCGCCATCGTGTGGCGGCTCATTTTGGCGCATCATCGGCCGACCTCCACGCCGCCTGCAACATTGATCAGTAGTCTCCTGTTGTTGCCTCTTTTTCGTGAAACAAACCGAAGAAAAAAAGTCCTGTTCAGCCTTGTGCTGTTTGCGGTGGCCTGTCTTTGGCTTTCCGCCTATGATTTGGTTGTAACGCCAATGCCCAATAAAAACAATTGGCTTATAGAGGTTATGTACCACATGGGCTTCTGGCTTATACTTGAGGCAACAGGATATATTGGCCGCAAGAGGCGGCAAGTAGTTCCGCCCTCTATGTGGGCACTTCTCACAGCTATCTCGGTCATCAGTATTCTGGTATACTTTGGGATGTTCGATCACATTATGAGCCGTGAAGGGCCTTATGCTTACACGATTGAGATCGTGGTCATGTTGGCTTTATTGTTTATTAACATTGCGCTGTTTGTGCTATTCGACCGCTTTGCCGCTTTTACCGAGTCCGACCGTGAACGGCACTTACTGGAGCAGCAGTTACAACTGCAAAACAAGCACTATCAACAGTTGGAGCGGCTCCACAGCCAAATACGCACCCTACATCACGATGTGCGAAACCACCTAAACGCTGCGGCGACACTCGCCACGCAAGGGGATCAGGGAGCTCTGGAGCATTATCTGTGGGAGGCTTCCTGTCAGATCGGTCACTACGAACAAGCGGTGATGACCGGCAATCCCACCTTAGATACGATTCTGAACATAAAAATTGCAGAATTAAAGCAGTCCAATATCACCATGGAAACAGATGTCCATGTGCCTGCGGATTTGAAGCTCACGTTTGATCAGGCGTCTACTATTTTTGGCAATTTGCTTGACAATGTACGAGAGGCTTGTGAAAAATTACCGAAAGAGAGGCGTTGGGTGCGTATTGTCTTGGCCTATGTCAATCAGTCATTGATCATCAGTATCGTAAATGCAACAGCAGAAGAAGTCGGCGCGTGGGAAGGGAAATTTCCGGTATCAAGCAAGACTGACCGGACGAGTCACGGCTTGGGGCTTAAAAGTGTGCTGCAAAAGGTGGAACCGAACGGATCATTGTGTATTAAAAGTCAACCTGAGTCTTTTACGATAGAAATAGTGCTTTATGGCCTATAA